Part of the uncultured Anaeromusa sp. genome is shown below.
AAAGGGTTCATTGGCATTAATCAAGCCGGCATCCTTTAATACCTTAGTAAAGAAGCGAGAATACAGCAAATGCAAAATTGCATGCTCTATACCGCCAATATATTGGTCTACCGGCATCCAGTAGTCGCCTTTCCCCATATCAAAAGGCGCCTGGGTATTGCGCGGATCCGTATAACGCAAATAATACCAAGAAGAGCAAATAAAGGTATCCATTGTATCCGTTTCACGCCGCGCGTCAGCTCCGCATTTCGGGCATTTGCATTTCACAAACTCTTCCGCATCCGCTAAGGGAGAGACTACGCCAGCGTCAAAACGCACATTTTCCGGCAGCAGCACCGGCAAATCTTCCTGCGGCACCGGTACAACGCCGCACTCAGGACAATAAATCACAGGAATAGGCGCGCCCCAATAGCGCTGACGGGATACCAGCCAATCACGCAAACGATAATTGACCCGCCGCGTTCCTACGCCTTGGTCTTCCAGCCAAGAAGCAATGGCGCTTTTAGCCGCCTCATTGCTCAAGCCGCTGAAACGTCCGGAATCAACAAGTACGCCGGCTCCGTCGTAAGCGCCTTCCATGGAAGCCACATCGAAAATCTGCCCTTCCGGCTGTACCACCACTTTTTTCGGCAAACCGTACTTACCGGCAAAAATCCAGTCTCGTTCATCATGGGCCGGCACGCCCATGACAGCGCCTGTGCCGTATTCGTACAGCACATAGTTAGCTACCCATACCGGAACCGGTTCTCCTGTAAAGGGATGAACCGCATAAACGCCGGTAAAAATGCCTTCCTTTTCCGTTTCCGAAGAAGTACGGCTGATTTCATTCATAGAACGCACTTTTTCCACAAAAGCGCGCACTGCAGCTTCTTCCGGGCGGCCGGCAATCATTTTCTCCACCAACGGATGCTCTGGCGCTAAAACAACATAACTAACGCCAAATACGGTATCCTGCCGTGTGGTATAAACAGGGATTTTTTCGCCCAATTCGGGCAAATCAAAGGAAAACTCTGCGCCTTCGCTGCGGCCAATCCAGTTTTCCTGCATAGTTTTTACCCGCTCCGGCCAGCCTTTCAGTTCGTCCAAATCTTCCAAGAGACGATCCGCATAGTCGGTTATACGGAAAAACCATTGTTCCAGGTCTTTTTTGACAACTGCCGAATCACAACGCCAGCAGTGACCGTCAATAACCTGCTCATTAGCCAATACAGTATTGCATTCGTCACACCAATTAACGGAAGCCTTCTTTTTATAAGCCAAGCCGCGCTCTAAAAAGAGCAAAAACAGCCATTGCGTCCAGCGATAATATTCCGGATGGCATGTAGCCACCTCGCGGCTCCAATCGTAAGACAAGCCCAGTTCCTGCTGTTGACGCCGCATGTTGTCGATATTGGACCAAGTCCAGTTTGCCGGATGGATGCCATTTTTAATAGCGGCATTCTCCGCTGGCATGCCAAACGCGTCCCACCCCATAGGATGCAGCACATTATAGCCTTGCATCATTTTAAAGCGGGCGATAACGTCGCCAATGGAATAATTGCGCACATGACCCATATGTAGATTGCCGGAAGGATAAGGAAACATCTCCAAAACATAGTATTCCGGTTTCTGTCGGTTCAAACTAGTCTGGTAAAGGCTTTCCTCGTGCCATTTTTCTTGCCATTTCCGTTCAATTTCGAAAGGAACATACTTATTTTCAATCATCGTCTTTGCTTCCTTCCTTCTAAAAAAAAATAAAACGCCCCTTGGCATTGTGCCAGGGACGAGCGCACCCGCGATACCACCCTGCTTGATGCCTAAACAAACGCAGACATCCTCTCCAACCAATAACGCCGGCGACGCGGCAACGCTTACTGCAACTTCAGCGCCGCTCCTCTGCAAAGAGTTCCGTAAGTCCATGGCATTGGCTCACAGCGACCGCCAACTCTCTGAAGCCTATTCTTACATACTAGTTTGCGTCTTTGGATTTTTATATAAGAACCCAATATGAGATATATTATAACTAAATCTACTAAGAGAGTCAATTGTCGCTTATATCACGAATAGGTTTTCCAAACCGTCCCAAAAGCGCAAAAACGAGCAACGCCAGCACGGCCATAGCGCCTCCTGTCAGTTGTGCTGATTTAAGCCCCCAAAGCAAGGTCCCGTAATCGCCCCGCAAAAATTCCAGGCCAAAACGCGCCGTTGAATATAAAAATACATAGCAAGCAAACACTTGCCCCTTGCGGTGATTTGTTGTCCGCAACAGCAGCAGCAACGCGAAGATAACCAGGTCGAGCTGTCCCTCCCAGATCTCCGCCGGCCAGAGTGGCTGCATGCCGTAAGTATGCTGCGCTAGAGACCCAGTGGGATAAACAATACCGAAGCTTTCTCCTGTGGGACGACCAAAAGCGTCACCATTAAGCAAGTTAGCAGCCCGTCCCAATGCCTGGCCGAAAATCACAGCAGGTGCGGCTACAATATCTGCAAAAGCCCAGGTGTCAATGCCATGGCGCTTAGTATACCAATAGCCAGCCAACGCGCCGAATACCACCCCTCCCTGAATGGCCATGCCGCCTTGCCAAACAAAAGGAATTTCCAAAAGGTGATGCTGATAATAGCTCCAGTCGAAAAAGAACACATCCCAAAGGCGTGCTCCTATTAACCCGGCAAAGCCGCAGCAAATTCCAAAATCAGGCACATGCTGATGCCAGCGGCCATCCTGTTTGGCCAAAAAGTAAGCCACTGCAGTTGCCAAAACAATACTCAACATCATCACCATGCCATAAGAACGCACAGGAAAGTCACCAATAAAAAAAAGATATGGATGCATGTCACAACTCCTCGCCCTATCGCCGACAAAGCAGACAATCCGATCAACCTTGCCCGCCTCATCACAATTTCTTTATATTATAGAAGATTCACCGCACCCTGACAAGGGAATCGACGCTTTCCCTGCTGTCGCCTCTGTGCTATGCTAAAAGGAAGCATTATGGAACCATTGCGTAAAGCAGCGGCTCTTTGCGAAAGGAGTTTTACGTCCATGAAAAAAATCAGTATTATCCTGGCAGATGATCATGCCGTACTGCGGTCCGGCCTTAAAGCCCTGCTTCACTGCTCACCCCAATTCGAAGTCATCGGAGAAGCAGGTGACGGTTTGGAAGCCTTGCATATGGTAGAGCACCTTTCGCCGGATGTTCTTATTTTGGATTTGTCTATGCCGGGCATGACCGGCGTCGATGTGCTTAAAGAAATTCGCTCGCGTAACCTTCCCTGCCGCGTACTGGTTCTTACCATGTATGACGATGAGGAATATATTAAGGAAGTTATGCGCGCTGGCGCCGACGGTTATGTCTTGAAAAAGTCTGCGGACACGGAATTAATTGAGGGTATTGTCAAGATTCACGAAGGAAAAAAACATTTAAATGAAACAATTTCTCAAACATTGATCGAAAGCCTGCTCCGCACCTCTGTCAACGAACCGGACAATCAAAATCCTTATGTCCTGCTCAGCGTTCGAGAGCGGGAAGTCCTCCGCTTTTTAGCCCAAGGTCATACAAACAGCGAAATTGCAGAAATGCTTTCCATCAGCGCTAAAACCGTAGACACCTACCGTTCTCGCATTATGAACAAGCTAAACGTGAGTAAAAAATCAGAACTTGTAAACTATGCCATCCGTTACAAGCTCATCAACACATAACGTTGTAATGCTTTACCCCACACGCTTATAACAGTATATCTTACCGAAGGTTACCTTTTATACCCCCTGTACAAGGATGAACGTTCGAACTATAATTGTGATAGATTCGATTATTTATATTATTTTATTATTTCTATTGTCAAAATTTATAAGTAGAGGGGTAGAAAAGGTATGCAACAAACCCAAATCCAGGAACTCAAAAAGATTGTCGGTACCGACCATGTTCTAACCAGCCCGGAAGATTTGTACACCTATTCTTATGATGCAACACCCGGCCACGCGCATATGCCGGACGCTGTTGTCATCCCGGGAAATGCAGAAGAAGTTTCCCAGATCCTCAAGGTAGCTAATGCCAACAAAATCCCGGTTTACACGCGCGGCTCCGGCACGAACCTGAGCGCTGGCACCTGTCCTACCAAAGGCGGCATCGTGTTGCTGATGACCCGTTTTGACAAAATTATCGAAGTTGATTTGGAAAACCTAGTTGCCGTGGCCGAGCCCGGCGTAATCGTTGCCACTTTAAACGCAGAGGTTGCTAAAAACGGCCTTATTTATCCGCCGGATCCGGGCACTGTTGCCACGGCTACTCTCGGAGGCACTGCTGCAGAAAACGCAGGCGGCCTGCGTGGTTTGAAATACGGCGTATCCAAGCATTATATCATGGGTATGGAAGTAGTTCTTCCCAGCGGCGAAATCATCAACTGCGGCGGCAAAAATGTAAAAGATGTCTCCGGCTATGACCTCACCAAGCTTATGGTTGGTTCCGAAGGCACTCTGGGCGTTATCACCAAGCTGATTTTGAAATTGGTTCCCGCTCCGGAAGCTCAAAAAAGCATGATGGCTGTTTTCCATGATCTGGATAAAGCCGGCCAAGCTATTTCCGCCATTGTAGCTGCTAAAATCATTCCGGCTACGCTGGAAATTATGGATAATGCTACCATCCGCACTGTAGAAGATTACGCAAAATGCGGCCTTCCTTTGGACGCCGAAGCCGTTGTTCTGATCGAAGTAGACGGTCTTCCGGAAGTTGTGGAAAAAGAAGCTGCCAAGGTAGTAGAAATCCTCAACAAATATGACGGTCAAGCTCAATTGGCTAAAAATGCACAAGATCGCGACAATCTCTGGGCTGCTCGCCGTGCCGCCCTGCCGGCTCTGGCCAAATTGCGTCCTACCACATTTGTGGAAGATGCTACGGTTCCCCGTAACCAGGTTGCAGCTATGATTCGCTTAGTTAATGATGCAGCTGCAAAGTACAATGTTACCATCGGCACCTTCGGACATGCCGGCGACGGCAACATGCATCCTACCATCGTTTGCGACTTGCGCGATGAAGAAGAAATGGGCCGCGTGTATAAAGCCATGGATGACATTTTCCTTGGCGCTTTGAAATTAGGCGGTACTTTATCCGGCGAGCACGGTATCGGCTTGGGCAAACTTCGCTATATGGAAGATCAGCATGGTCCTGCCGCCATGAATGCTATGCGTTCCATTAAGCGCGCCCTTGACCCCAATCTGATCCTCAATCCTGGCAAACTAGTAGGAGAGTGTTAAGCCATGAGCAACCAAATCACAGGAGCGGATTTACACGCCCAAGATACATCTCTTTTAAAGGATATCGAAGATGCCCTTTCTAATTGTATGAAATGCGGCAACTGCATGGCAGTTTGCCCTCTTTACAAAGAAATCGGCAAAGAAAGCGCCGTTGCTCGCGGCAAACTGGCGCTAATGGAAGGGGTTTTAAAAGGCCAGCTTCCGTATAGTGAAGAATTCGAAAAGATCATGCTCACCTGCCTGTCTTGTAAAGCCTGCGCCACGAAATGCCCTTGCGGCGTTCCTGCGGATGAGCTTATCATTCGTGGACGTCGAGCTGCAGCCAAGGCGCGCGGCTTGAGCCCTATCAAAAAGAATGTCTTCAACCTGCTCAAACATCGTCAGCTTTTTGACTTTGCTTTGCGCATGGCTGGCCTTTTCGGGCCTTTGAGCTTCAAAAAGCTGCCTCGTCCCATGGCTGCTGTCGCCCGTTTCCCCATGCCCGGCATGGATGCACGGCGTATTACGGCACCCTTTGCTGCAACACCGTTCCGCAGCCAAGTTCCGGAGCATATCACTGTTGCTAACCCCAAGAAAAAAGTCGGGTTTTTTACAGGCTGCACCATTAACTATATCTACACAGATATGGGACAATCGGTAGTCAATGTCCTCAAAGCCAACGATGTTGAAATCGTCATCCCCAGTACTCAGCATTGCTGCGGCACGCCGGTCTATGTTTACGGCCAGACTGAGCGGACTCAGGCTTTCGCGAAACACAACATCGAAGTCTTTGAAGACGCTATCAAAAAATATAACTTGGATGCAGTTATTGCTTCTTGCGGTTCTTGCGCCGAAGCCTTGAAAATTGAATATCCCCATATTTTCCATGATGATCCGCAAATGAAAGCTCGCGCGGAAAAACTGGCGAACATGACCTACGAAATCAGCGAATTTCTAGTAGACGTTCTCCCCTTCCGCAAAGACATTCTTGGTCCAGTCAACGAAACCATTACCATGCATGACCCTTGCCATATGGCTCGCGGTCTAAAGATCACTAAACAGCCTCGCGAAATTCTCAATGCCATCCCTGGCTTGAAGTTCGTCGAAATGAGTGCGCCTGACCGTTGCTGCGGATCAGGAGGCTCCTTCAACTTGGCGCATTACGACCTTGCGCGTCAGGTTAACGACAAGAAAATTGCCGACATTGCCTCTACCAAGGCCGACAATGTCGCAACCAGCTGCCCCA
Proteins encoded:
- the lgt gene encoding prolipoprotein diacylglyceryl transferase is translated as MHPYLFFIGDFPVRSYGMVMMLSIVLATAVAYFLAKQDGRWHQHVPDFGICCGFAGLIGARLWDVFFFDWSYYQHHLLEIPFVWQGGMAIQGGVVFGALAGYWYTKRHGIDTWAFADIVAAPAVIFGQALGRAANLLNGDAFGRPTGESFGIVYPTGSLAQHTYGMQPLWPAEIWEGQLDLVIFALLLLLRTTNHRKGQVFACYVFLYSTARFGLEFLRGDYGTLLWGLKSAQLTGGAMAVLALLVFALLGRFGKPIRDISDN
- a CDS encoding response regulator transcription factor, with amino-acid sequence MKKISIILADDHAVLRSGLKALLHCSPQFEVIGEAGDGLEALHMVEHLSPDVLILDLSMPGMTGVDVLKEIRSRNLPCRVLVLTMYDDEEYIKEVMRAGADGYVLKKSADTELIEGIVKIHEGKKHLNETISQTLIESLLRTSVNEPDNQNPYVLLSVREREVLRFLAQGHTNSEIAEMLSISAKTVDTYRSRIMNKLNVSKKSELVNYAIRYKLINT
- a CDS encoding (Fe-S)-binding protein, with the protein product MSNQITGADLHAQDTSLLKDIEDALSNCMKCGNCMAVCPLYKEIGKESAVARGKLALMEGVLKGQLPYSEEFEKIMLTCLSCKACATKCPCGVPADELIIRGRRAAAKARGLSPIKKNVFNLLKHRQLFDFALRMAGLFGPLSFKKLPRPMAAVARFPMPGMDARRITAPFAATPFRSQVPEHITVANPKKKVGFFTGCTINYIYTDMGQSVVNVLKANDVEIVIPSTQHCCGTPVYVYGQTERTQAFAKHNIEVFEDAIKKYNLDAVIASCGSCAEALKIEYPHIFHDDPQMKARAEKLANMTYEISEFLVDVLPFRKDILGPVNETITMHDPCHMARGLKITKQPREILNAIPGLKFVEMSAPDRCCGSGGSFNLAHYDLARQVNDKKIADIASTKADNVATSCPSCRMFLTDGLVQNNQPQNCYHVIQLLDRSYQAGAKKA
- the leuS gene encoding leucine--tRNA ligase; its protein translation is MIENKYVPFEIERKWQEKWHEESLYQTSLNRQKPEYYVLEMFPYPSGNLHMGHVRNYSIGDVIARFKMMQGYNVLHPMGWDAFGMPAENAAIKNGIHPANWTWSNIDNMRRQQQELGLSYDWSREVATCHPEYYRWTQWLFLLFLERGLAYKKKASVNWCDECNTVLANEQVIDGHCWRCDSAVVKKDLEQWFFRITDYADRLLEDLDELKGWPERVKTMQENWIGRSEGAEFSFDLPELGEKIPVYTTRQDTVFGVSYVVLAPEHPLVEKMIAGRPEEAAVRAFVEKVRSMNEISRTSSETEKEGIFTGVYAVHPFTGEPVPVWVANYVLYEYGTGAVMGVPAHDERDWIFAGKYGLPKKVVVQPEGQIFDVASMEGAYDGAGVLVDSGRFSGLSNEAAKSAIASWLEDQGVGTRRVNYRLRDWLVSRQRYWGAPIPVIYCPECGVVPVPQEDLPVLLPENVRFDAGVVSPLADAEEFVKCKCPKCGADARRETDTMDTFICSSWYYLRYTDPRNTQAPFDMGKGDYWMPVDQYIGGIEHAILHLLYSRFFTKVLKDAGLINANEPFKNLLTQGMVLKDGSKMSKSKGNVVAPGEIVEKYGADTARLFILFAAPPERDLEWSDQGVEGAFRFLGRFWRIMLHYAQFMPAEENGEYAPEQLEKEAKELRRALHGTIKKVTEDVEQRFNFNTAISSIMELVNAMYALKEEPKAQVSGLAQELVSSSLRLIAPFAPHMAEELWQLIGGNGSVHKQSWPVYDDAALQVEEVELVLQINGKVRDKIVAPVGLNATELEKLAMGQERVQQAIGDKKVVKVICVPQKLVNIVVK
- a CDS encoding FAD-linked oxidase C-terminal domain-containing protein, which encodes MQQTQIQELKKIVGTDHVLTSPEDLYTYSYDATPGHAHMPDAVVIPGNAEEVSQILKVANANKIPVYTRGSGTNLSAGTCPTKGGIVLLMTRFDKIIEVDLENLVAVAEPGVIVATLNAEVAKNGLIYPPDPGTVATATLGGTAAENAGGLRGLKYGVSKHYIMGMEVVLPSGEIINCGGKNVKDVSGYDLTKLMVGSEGTLGVITKLILKLVPAPEAQKSMMAVFHDLDKAGQAISAIVAAKIIPATLEIMDNATIRTVEDYAKCGLPLDAEAVVLIEVDGLPEVVEKEAAKVVEILNKYDGQAQLAKNAQDRDNLWAARRAALPALAKLRPTTFVEDATVPRNQVAAMIRLVNDAAAKYNVTIGTFGHAGDGNMHPTIVCDLRDEEEMGRVYKAMDDIFLGALKLGGTLSGEHGIGLGKLRYMEDQHGPAAMNAMRSIKRALDPNLILNPGKLVGEC